In the Endozoicomonas sp. SCSIO W0465 genome, ACCCAGCTGGCCACAATGGTTGCCACTTTTCCCCAACTGACCGCATCGGCAGAGATGCCAACAGCAGCAAAACCAACAATGGCTCCGACAATGGAGTGGGTAGTGGACACTGGCCAGCCGTAATGAGTGGCAACCAGCAACCAGGTTCCAGCGGCCAGCAGTGAGGCCAGCATGCCATAGACCAGCAGGTTGGGGTTCTCCACCAGAAGAGGCATGGAGGGATCAATAATCCCCTTGCGTATCGTATCCGTGACCGATCCACCTGCCAGGTAAGCACCAGTGAACTCCAGCAACACAGCAATTAAAATTGCCTGTTTTACCGTCAGGGCATCCGATCCAACCGAAGTTCCCATGGCATTAGCGACATCGTTGGCACCAACCCCCCACGCCATGAAAAACCCAAAAAGACAAGCCAGAATCAGGAAAACTGTGCCATATTCAGCGATAATACTCATCAGTCTGCATCCGGTTCAGTTAACGGGCCAGCAACAACTGGAGGTGACTACCAACACGGGAAGCCCGATCCGCAAGATCACCTACCCAGTCGATAGTTTTGTACAGAAACATGACTTCCACCGGTGGCAGTGTTTGCTCAAGGTCAAACAGCATACGGCGTATTTTTACCTGATCCTTGTCAGTCTCACTCTCAATGTTGTCCAGCTCTTCAACCATTTTTTCCACCAGATCGACTTCCCGCCCCTGAAAACCCGTCTCCAGAAGCCCATCCAGCTCATGAATAGCTTTCAATGCCTGCGCAGATGTGGCAATTGTACGGCGTACATAAGTAATAAATGCTTCATGCATTGATTCAGGAATAATCATCTTTCGTCCTACCACAAGACCTGCGATATCCTTGGCACGGTTAGCCACCTTATCCTGAACGGTCACAATCTCCAGCAGATCGGTACGGGGAACGGGTAGAAAAAGACTTTTGGGAAGAGACAAACGGATACTTCGCTTGATGGCATCCGCTTCGTGCTCAAATTTGATGATTTCTTGCTGAATGTCATAAGCAGTCTCCCACTCTTTAGCAAACACTGCCTGAAAGAATGGCTCCAGCTGTGACGCACATTCATGAACAGTGGTAATATGCTTTTGAATAGGTCCTATGGGTGAGCGGCCAAAAACACTCGCCAGTATGTTGCTGGTAGGCATTTTTCAAATCCATCCGGTTGAACGCCTGATTATAGAAGGCAGTTTCACTTCTTGCACATCTACCCATATTCTGACGGACAGAGTACCCGGCTTCATCGCACATGACCCTATGATTTTTATATAATTTCTCAGTTACATAGAATTTATCTGTCGTTCTGTGGATAAATTTGTGAGTAAGTTTGTGGGTAAATATGTGGGTAACATGATGGATAAGATTGTGGGTAAGAAGATGGGGCAGGAAACCGAGTTAAAGCTTTCTGTGCCTGCACATCAGATTGAGCTGCTGAAAAGTCACCCATTCTGGCAGGAACATGCAATAAAGCCACCAGAGACACTTCATCTGGGAAATACTTACTTTGATACGCCAGACCTGAGACTCAATCAGGCCAAAGTTGCTCTGCGGATTCGTGAAGTGAATGGGCAGTATATCCAGACCCTGAAAACCCAGGCCCTGAAAACCAGAGGGGAAAGCGTAAATGGCCTGACCCGCCGTGGCGAATGGGAGTGGCCACTGAGTGTCAATGGGCTAAACGGCCAGGTTTTGCCTGCTCTCTGGCCCGCTGAACTCAGTGATATATCCGTAGCACAGCTGAAGCCCTTATTTACTACTGATTTCTATCGCACTCGCTGGCTACTGGTCTGGCAAAGCCCTTTTGCCAGGGTTGAGGCAGCACTTGACCGGGGATCGGTCAAATCAGGAAATAATTCAAGCCCCATTTGTGAACTGGAGCTTGAACTGATTGAAGGGGATGAGTCTGCGCTGATAGCCATTTCAAATGTACTAAAGTGCTTATTTGAACTTACGCCGTCGGACCAGAGCAAGGCTGAAAAAGGGTTCAAACTGATAGCCACCAAGTCACTTCCCGACACTGAGCAGGATGAATCATTGGCTGGCAGCAGGTAGAGATAAATCCATTTGTTCCCACGCCGAAATTAAAGAGAGAATATAAAGAAATTCCATCCCTGCAGCTTAAAACGGTATTTCAAGTGAGCAATGTGAAAGCAAACGGCCTGCAACACAGGGAGCAAATGCTCGATCTGGCAATGGTTGTCTCTGATCTGGTGAGAAGCCGGCACATCAATCAGGCGACAGCTTATGATATTCTCAGCAGGCCGCGCACACCCGAACAAGTCCGTTTGCACCCTCTGGAATACCTTGCTCATCTGGAGCTGGATGACCATTGCCGTCCGGGTAAAAAGTTGGTTATTGAGGACCTGTGCCAGTGGCTTGCCGAGCTGGCTGGTCAAGAGTACTTCCACATAGACCCTCTAAAGATTGATGCTACGGCCATTACCCCCATCATGTCCCACGCCTTTGCCATGCGACACCAGATTCTTGCCGTTGAAGTGACCAGCAGCGAGATTGTGGTAGCCTCTGCCCAGCCATGGCATCGCACCTGGGAAGACAATTTACGCCATGTTAATCGCCGGGATATCAGGCGGGTTGTTGCCAATCCGACCGATATCCGTCGTTACACTGTCGAGTTTTATCGTCTGGCCCAGTCAGTCATGGGAGCCAGCTCCGATGCTGGCGTCACGTCAGCCTCACTCAATAGTTTTGAGCAAATGCTGGAGCTGGGTAACATGAAGGCTCCGGATGCAAATGATCAGCATATCGTGAACATTGTTGACTGGCTTTTGCAATACGCCTTTGAACAAAGAGCCAGCGATATCCACATTGAACCCCGCCGTGAGCAATGCAATCTCCGATTTCGTATTGACGGTGTACTTCACTCGATTTATCAGATGCCAGCCAAAGTCGCAGCTGCCATGACCAGCCGACTGAAAATTCTTGGCCGTATGAATGTTGCTGAAAAACGAAAGCCACAAGACGGGCGGTTGAAAACCCGTAATGCTGATGGCTATGAGGTTGAGCTGCGTTTGTCTACATTACCGACCGCATTTGGTGAAAAACTGGTCATGCGGATTTTTGACCCGGAAGTGCTGGTAAAATCATTCAACGATCTGGGTTTTTCCAGAGAGGATGAAAGGCGTTGGAAAGCAATGTCAGCCCAACCCAACGGTATTATTCTGGTGACTGGGCCCACTGGCTCCGGTAAAACCACCACACTGTATTCAACACTAAAACAGCTGGCCACGGATCAGGTCAATGTCTGTACGGTCGAAGACCCTATTGAAATGGTGGAGCCGGCATTCAATCAGATGCAGGTGCAACACAACATTGACCTGACCTTTTCCTCAGGGCTTCGGGCGTTGTTAAGACAAGATCCGGACATCATTATGGTGGGTGAGATTCGTGATCTTGAAACCGCTGAGATGGCTATTCAGGCAGCGCTCACCGGTCATTTGGTCATTTCCACCCTGCACACCAATGATGCACCCTCTGCCTTAACCCGTTTGCTGGAACTTGGCGTTCCCCCTTATCTCATTAAAAACACAGTGCTTGGTGTGATGGCTCAGCGCCTGGTCAGAACACTCTGCCCTAACTGCAAAACAAAAGCACCGCTGGATAGCAGTGACTGGAAAGCTTTAACAAAACCCTGGTCAGCATCCGCACCATCAGAAGTCTATCAGCCTGTCGGCTGCCTTGATTGCCGTGAAACCGGTTATCGTGGACGTGCCGGCCTGTATGAGATTTTAACCATGACCCCTCAGGTCAAAGCTCTGATTAACGAAAGTCCTGATATTAGCCTGCTCAGCCGACAATGTATTAAGGAAGGCATGTATAGCCTGAGACTCTCAGGTGCACAAAAAGTGGCTGCTGGAATGACAACCATAGCAGAAGTGATGCGGGTCACTCCCGAGTAATCCCGCTCTTCTCTTCAGGGACCCTTCGGGCTCATCTGAAGAGAAGAGCGGAACTATCTGACAAAAAAGAGATGATTTTCAGACAGGGAATGGCTTTCATTGAAGACAATAACACATCATAAATTCGGGGCTTTGGAATCGATGACGAAACATTCTTTTCTTTTATTACTTTTGATCTTTCCGACGCTGGTTACCGGGAGCAGTAATAAGTCAACCATGAGCGCTATGTACTCCTCTGATAAGAAGGGTATGAAAATCATCGTTACAGAGGAGTCTGATTCATTTGCCAGACAAATAACGGCAAACACTCCCAGCCAGGGCCGTAAGCAGGCGCTGCAGAACTATATCAACAGCTTGCTAAAAGCTCATGCTGTTTATAGGCAGAGCGAAAACAATGAGAAACCCACGCTGGTATATCAAATTCAAGCCAACCAGGAAGGAACCATTGTTGCTACCCGCAGCAAACAGGGCAGATACGGTATGGAGATAGACAATAAAAGCTTACCGGTATACGGCATTCACTATGAGCTTGAATCCGACTGCTCATGGCAGGAACAGCTTTGTTGGGTATTCTATCCTTCTACCCATGAGCAAAAAGAGCGGTGGTTGGAAATTGCTTATGCACCCCATGCTATTGGAGAGTTAACTGAAGGGGTCAGTTTGCTGATACGAAACCTGCAGAAGTAGTAATTGAGCCTTTAAATAATGGTGTGTACTGACATCATTAACTCTCATCTGAACATGCCTGCCTTGGCAAAATCAGAAAATAGCAAGCATCAGAGAAGCAGTAATCAAGGAGCAACAAGCTGGGTGGGTCGGTAATATCGGAACTCAAGGGCTCTGCCATGATAGGAGTACAGATGTTTCATCAGTTCCTTGCCACACAGAATTTGTACCGCCATCGCCATACTTTCAAAAGGTATTCCAGATTCAGTGACGGCAGGCACATTGCAGGTATAACATATTTGGCCATCTTTCCAGAGCTGGATGGACACCTTGATGGAATGGCCATTTTGTCGGATATCGATCTTGTCCGGTTGCTTTTCCCTGATTCTGTTCATCACCTGCTCTAACCTTTTTTCCGCTTTGGCTTTGTTGCCCGTAGTATCGAAAAAATGAAAATTGGCAGTCTTGACTCCCCCCTCGGATAAATCAACCAATAATTGGATCGCTTTTCTGGCGTGAGGGCTTGTGAACGCTTGTTTCCCGAACAGCATTTCAACGACTACGTGCCAGTCAGAATAGCTTCTGTCGTAGTTTGCAAGACAGAACACTCCCGAGGCTTCCAGGGCAACAACGCGCAAGAATTTTTCCAGTTCCTTTTTACGAACGTCTTCGGTTAAGCTTTTTTCCGCTTCACTTGGTGCTTCGTCGCACTCAACAGCCCGGCAATCGTCGTCTTCGTCATAATGGCTGGCAGCCGTCTCAGCTGTGCCAACAGGTTGCTCGTTATCAGTGCAGTCCATTTTGGCAAGCAATGAGAGAAACTCTCGCGAACAATAAGCGATGACCTGACCGGACTGCCTTATCAGGGGGACAAGTCGCTCCAGCTGTTCCAAACCCCATTCCTGTGGTGGTAATGACGAAATCCGGTGTTGGTAGGTAGCCATAAATCCGGAAGCAAACCGGGTATTAAGGACGGCCTCAAAAAGCATACGATGCCAACGATTATCGGCATCTGAACCCGATCTTATTTCTAATGCGTCAATCATAACGGAATCAATCAATTCGAGGGTATGCCGATGTAAACGGCAGTCTGACTCCGACATGCTCACCGATCGGCCAATCAGAGATGAGAGTCTTTCCAGATAATTCTGCATTACAGCAGGCCTGTGTTTTCCCTGGCGTCGGACAATCATCTTGGCAGTGTGGACACCCTCTTTCAGCTGTGACAGCACGTCGGGACTCTGATGACTCACCCGATAGTCGGGGCTGACGTTTTTGTAGAGCTGATCTTTCAGGTGTGAAATTACACTTGGGTCCAACTCATTGAGCAGAATGGTTAAGCCAACATCATACAACAACTCCTGCATGACCGGAGTGAGTTCAGAAAAAAGCCGTTTGATATTGCAGGTAAACTGGTCATAAAAGCGATCCGCTCCGCCACTGCTGTCCATGGTAAAGCAGGTTTTCAGTTGATCAACCAGCGCTTTTTTTTGTTGTTCGACATAATATGAAAAGCGGGAGGATATCCTTTTTTTCAAATCATTCATCGTTTCCAGCTCTGCAGTGAAGAAATCACATTCATTTATACGATTATATAGTGCGTCTATTTTCTTGAGAGACTCTTCAGTCAAGGGTCCTGCTAATAATGACCTGATCTTTTCCAGACAGATGAAAAACTCAGGAGAGGCTCTGCGCCCCGTTTCCGGATAGCTGCCGCTTATACTCTCTCTGACGATAGCAATGTGATACTCTGACGCGCTACGCTCTAATGGCTCAGTGTCCGGAGGCACAGGACGGACTGTTGACCCGAAAGGATCAAAATGAACTTTGATATTCCTGCCTGCTTTGATTTGAGAGTTTTCAGGCTGCACAGAAAATGGTGCTACACGTTGATGGCCAATACGTGCAGCATCACTGCCATGTAGATCCACGGTATATTCCTTACTATTAATGTTTTGATGATTTATATAATAAGAGTAAATAACTTGTCATAAGTTCAATCAATTCGGTGGCATTCGTTGTATTAAACACTTTACGTATATCTTCGGGTTATCCCGGTTATTACGCCGGGGTTTGCCAATGGCAGGGAAACTTTTCTCAGCAGGATTTTTAAAGGCTAACAGCTCCGTATCTGCTGCTTCAGCTGTCGCTAGCATTAACTTTCCGATTTGCTTTGCCTTCTTTCAAGAAAAAGAAGAGAAAAAAACATTGGAGCCCCTAATGTCAGCCATAAGCCTGCTATTGTATTCACTACAAACAGAATCAGATAATATTTTCCGTTCTTAACGTCCGGAAAAAAGCTGCTTGTAGCCTTCAGATAATAAATCAGAACAGTCAATCCAGCTGCACTACGCAATAAACGCTGCCAGGTATTTCCAGCGCCATTGTAATCAAGGAACCGGAAAGTAATCAAATACCCTATGGCAAACCCAAGACTGATGGCAAAAAGTCCCGCCATGATTGGCATATTGAATAGCCAATAGAGAAGATAAAGTCCCGTTAATAGCAGCCACAAACTTCCAATCAACAACAGAAAAGCTTGCTTATTTAACCATTGGATCACTTGGTTACCCCAGAAATAATTTATCCATAGCAATGCCGCTGACAAAAACCACCCTCCGAGAATATCTCCGGGAAAGTGAAGACCAAAGTAGGCTCTTGAAAACCCGATCAAAAAAATAATGGATAAAGCCATAAACCAGAACCATCGTTTAGCTATGCGGATGGCCAACATAATCCATAATATGGCTGAGTTTTGAGAGTGGCCACTTGGCATCCCATAGCCCCATTCCCTATTAAGTGTAATAGCAGGATTAACGTCAAATGGTCTTGGTAAAGCCAATAAATCCTTGAAACTGATATTGATGAAAAAAGACAATAAAAACAGGCTGCCAACACGAACCATAAAATGGAAATTAAAACACCAGAGCAGAAATGGGAGTAAATAAATACAATGCTTACCTCCCAGATCTGTGGTGTGCTGCATGAATATATCGGCTATCGGATTTCGGTATTGCTGTATCCAGGCAACATAATCCAACCCCCACTGGAGTAAATCAGTCACAAACAACTCCTTCCTTATTTTGGTTCACAGCTTAAAAACAGAGTAAAAAAGATTGCTGAAAACAAATAATAAATAAGGCTCTATTTTGATTACGAACTGCTCTACAGTGAAAACTGACTGTAGGTCACGAAAAACAAGGATTGGGCAACATTACCGGACAATATGCTGACAACCTTTGTAGATAAAGGGCTTCAGCAATGTTCAACCCAGTAGCAGTCTGAAATCCTACAAGAGCCATAAATAATCCTGGAGTCTCATAATTTAAATTAATATTGTCGTGAATTTTTCTAACGCTGCATCTAATGAAAAAATGGAATAGTATTGTATAGCTGTTATGATCCTAAGACTTTCTATAAATCGTCTGATGCATGCAAAGTTAGCAGTAAACTTCTTTTGAGACACCAAATACAACAAGCAAATATTTTATTTTAATGAGTGAGTGGGGGTTTTTGCCTATAAAAGCAAAATAAACCAATGGAGAAATTATGATTAGAAATGACTTCATTTATCAGATAGCCTGATTAGCACATAGGCCTTTCCAGGTGCCATCAATGGGATCATAGCCACAGCCTTCTCCCTGACTGTCTTTCTTTAGGATTTCAACTTTAACGACAGGATCAAAGTCAAGGGTTTTAACATAGTCATAATGTTCCCATGAATTGGAAAACCAGCGCAGTTGGCCTCTCTCCCCATATTGACTTCCTTTACCCAGGGAAAAATACCATCTCTGGGAACCAGCACTACCGGCCAAACAGTGTTCGAGTGTGAGATGTCCCGATAGCCAGCTTAAGCAAAACTGCTCCCCTGCTTGTTTATTAAACAGCCTTTTGGAGATAAGGTCATAGCGCCAGACCTGATGACTGACCGATTTACAGGCACTTACCTTGATCTTTGCTCCACCAAAACAGTCGGACTGTCCAACGCTATCCATATGACAATGAGTTACCGCAAGACAATGATTGTTCCTGAAGTCACCCAGCTTCAAGTCTTCTGTCAGTTTCATCGGCTTTGGCTGCCATGGCCAATGACCTGACCAGTGCCAGAGTTTAACTTCCTGTTGTTTCAGTGACTCTTCATCAACTTCAAATCCCGGACACTCTACCCTACCGGTAAAAGGGCTCAGATAGCATTGATCATCACCCGTTTCAGATTCAATAAAGCTAAACGTGACCGGTGAAGGTGCACTCGTATTCCCTTGCAATAATTTCACAAAAGCAAGTGAGTCAAGGAGATCCACTCGGCTATAAAGATGATCCTGTTGATTAAAAAACCATAGCTGTTGCAGATTTGCTGGTTGGCAAGCAGCCATGGATAGATTTTCCGACAGCCGGGTCAGGCATAGATCAGCACGTCGTGCCTGTGAGTGAATTCGTTTATTTTGAAAGTCAAATGTCCACCTGTGTTCAGGGTTTTCTTCGTTACACTCCCTGAACGTTACCCTGTTGCTATTAATACAGCCATTCGTCAGCCAGCTTTTTTCGGTGCTACAGCCTTCCAGCTCATCCATCACTACCAGACAAAGTCCTGTATCTTTCTGTTTGAGAAGAAAGTTATTGGCATGTATCTGAGGGTTAACATTATCAACTCCATAGGAACTGTTTCCATAAACCATGAATAACAGATAGCAATATACCGGGTACAAAGACCTGTGGACTGAGTTGAAAATCATGTTGACCTCCAATATATATTCCAACAGAAATTCTGTGAAACGGTTAGCTACTTATAACCCATCTGGGGAGAATCAGGATTTCTCTGTTTTACAGGCCGTGATCCTGAAAAATTAAGACCCAAAAAACCGAAAACCCCGCAAAGCGGGGTTTGTCCGTGATTCCCGGGGCGATTATTGCGTTCTGTTAGAATTGGTCAGCAGATAAGGTAAAAAGTTCCTCGGTTCCCGAAAGAGCCGCTGCAGCTGAACTTTCAAAACGAGGCAGTAGACGCTTGAAATAATAGCGTGCAGTGACCTGCTTGGCTTCCAGCCAGGACTGATCTTCACCACCTTTCGCAAGCTTATTCGCTGCTGTTTTGGACATTAATGACCACATCCAGGCATAGGCAACATAAGCAAAAGCATTCAGGTAATCAACGCAGGCAGAGTTAATGACATTCGGATCATTTTCAGACTGTGCCAGCAGTTGGCGAGTCAGCTCCTCAAGCTTATCAACCGCAGACAGCAGCTCTTCAGAAAACTCATCATCAGGGTTGACTGAACTGCGGACCTCGGCAAGGAATGTCTCCAGTGAACT is a window encoding:
- a CDS encoding TIGR00153 family protein, whose translation is MPTSNILASVFGRSPIGPIQKHITTVHECASQLEPFFQAVFAKEWETAYDIQQEIIKFEHEADAIKRSIRLSLPKSLFLPVPRTDLLEIVTVQDKVANRAKDIAGLVVGRKMIIPESMHEAFITYVRRTIATSAQALKAIHELDGLLETGFQGREVDLVEKMVEELDNIESETDKDQVKIRRMLFDLEQTLPPVEVMFLYKTIDWVGDLADRASRVGSHLQLLLAR
- a CDS encoding CYTH domain-containing protein; its protein translation is MSKFVGKYVGNMMDKIVGKKMGQETELKLSVPAHQIELLKSHPFWQEHAIKPPETLHLGNTYFDTPDLRLNQAKVALRIREVNGQYIQTLKTQALKTRGESVNGLTRRGEWEWPLSVNGLNGQVLPALWPAELSDISVAQLKPLFTTDFYRTRWLLVWQSPFARVEAALDRGSVKSGNNSSPICELELELIEGDESALIAISNVLKCLFELTPSDQSKAEKGFKLIATKSLPDTEQDESLAGSR
- a CDS encoding GspE/PulE family protein gives rise to the protein MLDLAMVVSDLVRSRHINQATAYDILSRPRTPEQVRLHPLEYLAHLELDDHCRPGKKLVIEDLCQWLAELAGQEYFHIDPLKIDATAITPIMSHAFAMRHQILAVEVTSSEIVVASAQPWHRTWEDNLRHVNRRDIRRVVANPTDIRRYTVEFYRLAQSVMGASSDAGVTSASLNSFEQMLELGNMKAPDANDQHIVNIVDWLLQYAFEQRASDIHIEPRREQCNLRFRIDGVLHSIYQMPAKVAAAMTSRLKILGRMNVAEKRKPQDGRLKTRNADGYEVELRLSTLPTAFGEKLVMRIFDPEVLVKSFNDLGFSREDERRWKAMSAQPNGIILVTGPTGSGKTTTLYSTLKQLATDQVNVCTVEDPIEMVEPAFNQMQVQHNIDLTFSSGLRALLRQDPDIIMVGEIRDLETAEMAIQAALTGHLVISTLHTNDAPSALTRLLELGVPPYLIKNTVLGVMAQRLVRTLCPNCKTKAPLDSSDWKALTKPWSASAPSEVYQPVGCLDCRETGYRGRAGLYEILTMTPQVKALINESPDISLLSRQCIKEGMYSLRLSGAQKVAAGMTTIAEVMRVTPE
- a CDS encoding phosphatase PAP2 family protein, which gives rise to MTDLLQWGLDYVAWIQQYRNPIADIFMQHTTDLGGKHCIYLLPFLLWCFNFHFMVRVGSLFLLSFFINISFKDLLALPRPFDVNPAITLNREWGYGMPSGHSQNSAILWIMLAIRIAKRWFWFMALSIIFLIGFSRAYFGLHFPGDILGGWFLSAALLWINYFWGNQVIQWLNKQAFLLLIGSLWLLLTGLYLLYWLFNMPIMAGLFAISLGFAIGYLITFRFLDYNGAGNTWQRLLRSAAGLTVLIYYLKATSSFFPDVKNGKYYLILFVVNTIAGLWLTLGAPMFFSLLFLERRQSKSES